DNA sequence from the Halonatronomonas betaini genome:
CTGGGTATCAGGCAGAAAATGATGCATCGGTTCTTTTTCTATCGGGTCAACATTTACAGCAGCAGGCAGAGAATATACTATATTATAAAGTTTTCCATCATTATTTTCTCTATTCCGACAGAATCCTCTCCTGCCTTCTTCAATATAACAGTTACGGAAGCAGAGCTCACATCTAACATCATTGTCATCTAATCCTTCATAATATCTGGCTTCAACCATATTATCTTCCTTTCTATAGCCGTTTATAGAGTTATCTCCTCTAAACCACCAGTATCCTGCAACGCCAGTAACTCCAACCATGATTCCGCAGAGTTTGATAAAGTCTCTTCTATCCATAACCTTCACCCTCCTCCCGATAGAGAATTTGTATATCCCTTCTCAATATAATTTTATCATATTATTTTTTAATTTTCTAAAAACTTAGCTAAAATAAATCCCCCAAAATAGTAAAAAAGCCGGGAAATCCCGGCTAAAAGTTAAGTAACTATTATTTTAATAAGGTTCAAATAAATCTTTGCCAACACCACAATCCGGGCAAACCCAATCTTCAGGAACATCTTCGAATGGAGTTCCAGGTTCTACAACAACCCCTCCGTCTCCATCAGGATCGCCTTCTTCTGGATCATAAATATACATACAAACTGTGCACTGATATTTTTGCATAATTTCGCCTCCCTTCAAAATTCCATAATTTAAATTAATTATAGCACAAATTACTAATAAGTCAATAATTTAATGCATTATTTTATTAAATATAAATTTCAGTTTTAAAAGGAATCTTCTCTGAAATTTTAATCAGTCTCTCTTTACTAACTGGCTTATATCCAGAAACTGCTGGCGCACGATTTAATGTATTAATATCAACCTTATCAATTTTAAAATCTTTAATCTTATCTACAAGCTCATTGACTTCCCTATCACTGTCATTAACACCCTTTAGAAAAAGGATCTCTAGCCTGATTTCCCCATTAAACTCATTAGAAACAGCCTCAATCCCATCTAAAATCAATTGTAAAGTCAAACCCTCTGCCGGTCTACAAATCTTCTTAAAAGTCTTTTCAGTGCCAGCATCCAGTGAAGGTACAATTAAATCCAACCTTTTAATTTCAGCTCTAACTTCAGCTTTATGTAATAGGGAACTATTTGTCAATAATGCTATTTTATAATCTGCATAATTATCTTTTAAATAATCAATAATCTTTCCAATACCTGAATGTAAAGTCGGTTCTCCTAATCCAGAGAATGTAATATAATCTGCAACTGGTCTTTTTTTCAGGAATCTATCTAGTTCAGAAATAACTTGATCAGTTGGAGCATATTCCTTTCTTTCCAGAGTAAGATTCCGGGTAGTTCCACATTCACAATAAATACAATCTTCACTGCAAATTAGATCAGGCAGAAGATTAATTCCTAAAGATCTACCCAATCTTCTTGATAAAACGACACCCTTAACATATTTCATAACCATTTCTCCTATCTTAAGAAGTTCATAGGATTTTGATGGTTGCCATTCTGATGGATCTCAAAATGCACATGGGGGCCTGTGGCAACTCCACTTGTACCAACTCTTGCAATTGCACTCCCTCTATTAACATTCTGGCCTTCATTAACCAGAATCTGAGAATTATGGGCATACAATGTTTCATAGCCATTGCCATGATCAATTATTACAACACGACCATATCCACCCATCCAGCCAACAAAACTAACAGTTCCTGAAGCTGCTGCCTGTACAGTAGTTCCGTGTGGAGCTGCAATATCTACACCACTGTGAAAATCATTGCGTCCACTAACAGGATGTCTCCGATTTCCATAATCAGATGTAATGTTTCCTTCAACTGGCCAATCAAAATTCGTCGAAGAACTTGACCTCTGTGATGAACTATTTCTTGATGATACAGGTATTACTAATTCATCTCCTGCTCGGATTACATCTCCAGTAATATTGTTATATTCTCTAATTGTGGCAACATCAGTATCATGTTGCCTGGCTATTGTTGATAAAGCCTCACCACTTCTAACATTATGAGTTATCTCTTCTACCTCTGATTCCTCTCCGCCCTGTCCTGTTAAACTACCATTTTCGCCAGGAATGACTAATTCATCTCCAGGGTGAATCGTACTCCCATCAACATCATTGGCTACTCTTAATTCATTTAATGATACATCATGATTAATTGCAATAATTGTTAATGTATCTCCAGGTTGTACAGTATATATGTTATCTTCAGATGAGTTACTATTAAGTTCTTCTTTTAAAGCCTGTCTGGTCTGATCTCCGTAAACTCCATCTACAGATAATCCTGCAGATTCTTGAAAATCCCTTAATGCTTGCTCAGTACCAGCACCAAATATTCCATCAGCACTGATATCATAACCTAAATCACTTAAATTTTGCTGGAGTTCTTCAACGGCTGAGCCTCTATCTCCATTTCTAAGAACCCCTGCTTCAGCTACAGTTGTTATAGCTAAAAGCATAATCATTAATAAAGCTAAAACCTTTAACTTTGACGACAATTCTATCAACCTCCTTTATCAATATTACATGCCTTTATAGTATTTTATTATTTTTTATAGATTTTTGCAAGTTTTTCGCATTCAACAAATTTAATTAATAGATTTGTACAGTCTCTTAAATCATCTAAATCCAGAATTTCAGATGGGCTATGAATATATCTGGTCGGAATCGATAGAGTTCCACTCGGCACTCCACCTCTACTTAACTGAATTGCTCTGGCATCTGTTGCCCCAAATTCCAAAACTTCGTACTGGTATGATATCTCATTTTCTTCTGCCAGTTCAGCAAGCATCTTTTTAATTCCTGGATGGGCAATACTCCCTCTATCCATAACCTTAATGGCTGCACCATTACCTAATTTTACATCCATTGTATGGGCCTCAGGTGTATCTCCTGTTCCTGTAACATCTACAGCCAGGGCCAGATCAGGCTCAATTCCAAAGGCAGCCGGTCCTGCTCCTCTGGTACCAACCTCTTCCTGAACGGTAAAAACAGCATAGATATCATTGATAGAATCATCCATTTCTTTTAATAATGATATTAAAACTGCACACCCCGCTCTGTCATCCAGGCTATTGGAAATAACTCTTTGACCGTTATTATTAAATTTCTTCTGATATACTGCTACATCTCCAATACCAACTGTCTCTCTGGCTTTTTCTTTGTTTTCAGCACCTATATCAAGAAATAATTTATCCAATTTTAAATCTTTATATGAATCCAATTTCTCAACCCCAACTGTACCAACTGTCCCATCTTCAAAAACAAAATTCCTATTTACAAGATGTTTCGGGTTTACCCCACCGACAGTTGTAAATCTCAGGAATCCATCGTCATCAATATGGGTTATCATAATACCAATCTCATCCATATGGGCTGCCAGCATTATCTTTTGACCCTCGCCATTGCCCTTTTTAATTGCAATTAAATTACCCATATTGTCAACCTTTAATTCATCAACATAACCTTCTATTTCTGTTTTAATTAATTCTCTAATATTTTTTTCCTGTCCAGCAGGACCAAATCCAGCAGTTACTCTTTCTAATATTTCCAGCATTCTATATCCCCTTCCTTGCTAATCTCTCTAAATATAATTTTACCAGTTTGTTCATTTTATTATAATCATCTAAATCAATTAAAGATAATGGCGAATGTATATATCTGCAGGGAAGTGAAATCACAGCAGATGGAACTCCTTCTCGGCTTAAGCTGATTGCACCTGCATCATTTCCACCAGCATCAGTTCTCCTGAATTGATAATCTATACCATTATCTTCAGCAACCTCAATTAAGCCAGTAAGAATATTTTTATCGGCAATTACAGTTCTATCCATTAGAGTTAAAGCAGGACCTTTGCCAACTGAAGTTGAATATCTATGCTCTTTATTTTCCGGAACATCAGCTGCTGTGGTTCCCTCTAAAACTAGAGCAAGATCAGGTGCAATATCAAAAGCAGCAACACCAGCTCCTCTCAGTCCAACCTCTTCCTGAACAGTAAAGACAAAATATACTGGCATATCAAAATCATATTCAGTTAACTCAGCAATAATTGAACAGCCAACTCTATCATCAAAGGCCTTACCAATTACTCTGCCATTTCCTAATTCTTCATATTTAGTGGAAAAGACTGCAACATCCCCTAAATCAACATGCTTTTCAGCTTCTTTTTTGCTATTTACCCCAATATCAATATAGAGGTTATCAAAATCAATAGGTTTATCTCTTTCACTCTTTTTCTGGAGATGAATAGCCTTGGCTCCAATCACACCTGCCATTTTATCTTCACCGACAAGCACAGGTTTGGATACTAAAACTCTTTTATCAATACCGCCAACTGGTTGGAATTTCAATAAGCCATCACTGGTTATCTCAGTTATCATAAGGCCAACTTCATCCATATGAGCTGCCAGCATAACTTTTGGCCCATCTTTTTCTTTTCCCTTGCTGGCAATTAAGTTACCCATTTTATCAGTATATATCTCATCAACATTATCCTTGATTTCTTCTCTAATTAAATCTCTAATCTCTTTTTCTCGACTTGATATACCGGTTGCATTAATCATCTTCTCTAATAACATCTTAATCCCTCCAGAAACTCATCATCAATTGCCGCAATACTGCTTGCCAGCAACTGTGCACCATATTTAACATCATTTAAAGATATTAACTCTACAGAGGTATGCATATACCTTAAAGGTATGGAAATTAAAGCAGTGGCCACACCACTTCTTGCTATCTGCATTCCTGCTGCATCAGTTCCAAAAGGAGAGTTATTTGTTTCTATCTGATATGGAATACTCCTCTTTGAAGCTTCATCTTTTAATAATGCAAAAATATCCTGATGTACCTGAGGTCCTAAAGCTATAGCCGGGCCATCATTCATTTTAGAAGCCTCACTATTATTAACCCCTGGCATCAGGCCATGACAGACATCTATTGCAATACCCAGATCAGGAAAAATATCATAGGTAGATGTAATTGCTCCCTTAACACCTATTTCTTCCTGAACAGTGGCAACAAAATATACATCAATCTCATGGTTTAATCTCTGTAATTCTTTAGCTGCCTCTATCATCATTAAAACGCCAGCTCTATCGTCAAGAGCTTTACCACTAACATAATCATTATGTAATGATAAAAGTTCTCTATCCATTGAAATTACATCACCAATTGATATTATCTCATTTAATTCTTCTTCTGAATAACCTGTATCAATATATAGTTCATCAAGCTTATAAGCTTTGGAATCCATATCTTCAGCAGATAATAAATGAGGAGGCATTGCTCCAATAATCCCTGTAATAGATTCTTTCCCATGGACCTTGACTTTCTGTCCAGGTAATGTTCTAGGATCTATTCCTCCAACTGTTGAAAACTTTATAAAGCCATTTTCATCAATCTTTTTCACCATTAGGCCTATTTCATCCATATGGGCTGCCAGTAAAATCTTAGGAGGATTCTCTTTATCAGAGTTCCCTTTTTTAACAGCAGCAAAGTTTCCAAGTTTATCTATCTGAAAATCATCAACAAAATCTTCAAATGCCGATTTAAGTAATGGTACAATATTAGTTTCATGCCCTGTTACAGCAGTTGTTTCACATAATTCTTTAATTAATTCTTGACTATTCATAATTTTAATATCACCCCATCCAATATTATATTCTCTAATACTTCTAAAATTCCTGCATAAACTTCCCTCTTTTTTGGAATCCAGGAAAATCTAGCTGTCTGTAAGCT
Encoded proteins:
- the rd gene encoding rubredoxin; the protein is MQKYQCTVCMYIYDPEEGDPDGDGGVVVEPGTPFEDVPEDWVCPDCGVGKDLFEPY
- a CDS encoding M42 family metallopeptidase, whose translation is MLLEKMINATGISSREKEIRDLIREEIKDNVDEIYTDKMGNLIASKGKEKDGPKVMLAAHMDEVGLMITEITSDGLLKFQPVGGIDKRVLVSKPVLVGEDKMAGVIGAKAIHLQKKSERDKPIDFDNLYIDIGVNSKKEAEKHVDLGDVAVFSTKYEELGNGRVIGKAFDDRVGCSIIAELTEYDFDMPVYFVFTVQEEVGLRGAGVAAFDIAPDLALVLEGTTAADVPENKEHRYSTSVGKGPALTLMDRTVIADKNILTGLIEVAEDNGIDYQFRRTDAGGNDAGAISLSREGVPSAVISLPCRYIHSPLSLIDLDDYNKMNKLVKLYLERLARKGI
- a CDS encoding peptidoglycan DD-metalloendopeptidase family protein, which encodes MSSKLKVLALLMIMLLAITTVAEAGVLRNGDRGSAVEELQQNLSDLGYDISADGIFGAGTEQALRDFQESAGLSVDGVYGDQTRQALKEELNSNSSEDNIYTVQPGDTLTIIAINHDVSLNELRVANDVDGSTIHPGDELVIPGENGSLTGQGGEESEVEEITHNVRSGEALSTIARQHDTDVATIREYNNITGDVIRAGDELVIPVSSRNSSSQRSSSSTNFDWPVEGNITSDYGNRRHPVSGRNDFHSGVDIAAPHGTTVQAAASGTVSFVGWMGGYGRVVIIDHGNGYETLYAHNSQILVNEGQNVNRGSAIARVGTSGVATGPHVHFEIHQNGNHQNPMNFLR
- a CDS encoding M42 family metallopeptidase; amino-acid sequence: MLEILERVTAGFGPAGQEKNIRELIKTEIEGYVDELKVDNMGNLIAIKKGNGEGQKIMLAAHMDEIGIMITHIDDDGFLRFTTVGGVNPKHLVNRNFVFEDGTVGTVGVEKLDSYKDLKLDKLFLDIGAENKEKARETVGIGDVAVYQKKFNNNGQRVISNSLDDRAGCAVLISLLKEMDDSINDIYAVFTVQEEVGTRGAGPAAFGIEPDLALAVDVTGTGDTPEAHTMDVKLGNGAAIKVMDRGSIAHPGIKKMLAELAEENEISYQYEVLEFGATDARAIQLSRGGVPSGTLSIPTRYIHSPSEILDLDDLRDCTNLLIKFVECEKLAKIYKK
- a CDS encoding M42 family metallopeptidase, with the translated sequence MNSQELIKELCETTAVTGHETNIVPLLKSAFEDFVDDFQIDKLGNFAAVKKGNSDKENPPKILLAAHMDEIGLMVKKIDENGFIKFSTVGGIDPRTLPGQKVKVHGKESITGIIGAMPPHLLSAEDMDSKAYKLDELYIDTGYSEEELNEIISIGDVISMDRELLSLHNDYVSGKALDDRAGVLMMIEAAKELQRLNHEIDVYFVATVQEEIGVKGAITSTYDIFPDLGIAIDVCHGLMPGVNNSEASKMNDGPAIALGPQVHQDIFALLKDEASKRSIPYQIETNNSPFGTDAAGMQIARSGVATALISIPLRYMHTSVELISLNDVKYGAQLLASSIAAIDDEFLEGLRCY
- a CDS encoding radical SAM protein gives rise to the protein MKYVKGVVLSRRLGRSLGINLLPDLICSEDCIYCECGTTRNLTLERKEYAPTDQVISELDRFLKKRPVADYITFSGLGEPTLHSGIGKIIDYLKDNYADYKIALLTNSSLLHKAEVRAEIKRLDLIVPSLDAGTEKTFKKICRPAEGLTLQLILDGIEAVSNEFNGEIRLEILFLKGVNDSDREVNELVDKIKDFKIDKVDINTLNRAPAVSGYKPVSKERLIKISEKIPFKTEIYI